A region from the Campylobacter blaseri genome encodes:
- a CDS encoding dynamin family protein → MDEFLDEIWGIDRLCISYDIKVEADSKIAAIILLVDKDNIDRISNLSSFKDILDHLKLENSLYGIQVAQIGVINGIKNIEISKLETLNNLKTLKLSKIIDSKKYEQIQRFLNTIEFLKQDIPFEDIKQNFSFYKSLDELNSLADELSRFDKQANDVKEKSNNSEFVISVTGVINAGKSSMLNSFLGSDILGTSNIPETANLSLLKYGKSSIAKIVFYNDEELKRFGIDKRYEDKTVPLSELINYTSAQFEISKYIKMIELSLDLPMLKDNISIVDTPGLDDTVVLREELTKYFMDKSDTIIHLMNASQSSTKKDISFIVDTLQNSKNSSLIVVLTHSDLLSEEELVDVVSYTEKSIKEELLKFGFATNLIDNVKYFKIDNISKNGIYELKNYIYNMFFGKNSQKANLIIQSYLKELKLISSRLIKDMEFKVSKLSKNNLELESDKDRLKKEISNLESKISDTENEINGYLNRLDYSDINFELKFKDAFLGIKDGIILDLKYNESKKTKPDFDRIKTISQSRLKDIITDVLRDIAYQISKDIELIKSNLKDRLKLNSNFSLNIKKFIDDNLNEEKQIKFSYEILEIIKKNLSLEKKSQLLESYFDMFLNDLDLKNMVNKLSKENTSSFKESLKMELLGFKKELENKQSSLEEIFYNKQNSSKDEMEEASKLKKDLNILKDIEKRLNNA, encoded by the coding sequence ATGGATGAATTTTTAGATGAAATTTGGGGTATTGATAGACTATGTATATCTTATGATATTAAGGTTGAAGCTGATTCAAAAATAGCTGCAATCATTTTACTAGTAGATAAAGACAACATAGATAGAATTTCAAATCTGAGTAGCTTTAAGGATATTTTAGACCATTTAAAATTAGAAAATTCACTTTATGGAATACAAGTAGCTCAAATAGGGGTCATAAATGGTATTAAAAATATTGAAATTTCAAAACTTGAGACACTAAATAACTTAAAAACATTAAAATTATCAAAAATTATAGATAGTAAAAAGTATGAACAGATACAAAGGTTTTTAAATACTATTGAGTTTTTAAAACAAGATATACCTTTTGAAGATATAAAACAAAATTTTAGCTTTTATAAAAGTTTAGATGAGTTAAACTCCTTAGCAGACGAACTTAGTAGATTTGATAAGCAGGCAAATGATGTAAAAGAAAAGTCTAATAATAGCGAGTTTGTTATATCTGTTACTGGCGTCATAAATGCTGGTAAATCAAGCATGTTAAACTCTTTTTTAGGAAGTGATATACTAGGTACATCAAATATACCAGAAACTGCCAATCTCTCTTTGCTTAAATATGGTAAAAGTAGTATTGCTAAGATTGTTTTTTATAATGATGAAGAGTTAAAAAGATTTGGAATTGATAAGAGGTATGAAGATAAAACAGTACCTTTAAGTGAACTTATAAATTATACATCCGCACAATTTGAAATTTCTAAATATATTAAGATGATTGAACTAAGCTTGGACTTGCCAATGCTAAAAGATAATATTAGCATTGTAGACACTCCAGGGCTTGATGATACGGTTGTTTTAAGAGAAGAATTAACAAAATATTTTATGGATAAAAGTGATACTATAATTCATCTTATGAATGCCTCTCAAAGCTCTACTAAAAAAGATATTAGTTTTATAGTGGATACGCTTCAAAACTCTAAAAATAGCTCTTTAATAGTTGTATTAACTCATTCTGATTTGCTTAGCGAAGAAGAGCTTGTTGATGTTGTAAGCTATACTGAAAAAAGCATAAAAGAGGAGCTTTTGAAATTTGGTTTTGCTACTAATTTAATAGACAACGTTAAATACTTTAAGATTGATAATATAAGTAAAAATGGTATATATGAGTTAAAAAACTATATATACAATATGTTTTTTGGTAAAAATTCGCAAAAAGCAAATTTGATCATCCAAAGTTATCTAAAAGAGTTAAAGCTTATAAGCTCTAGGCTTATTAAAGATATGGAATTTAAAGTATCAAAATTAAGTAAAAATAACTTAGAGTTAGAAAGTGATAAAGATAGACTAAAAAAAGAGATATCTAACCTAGAATCCAAGATATCCGATACTGAAAATGAGATAAATGGATATTTAAATAGGCTTGATTATAGTGATATAAATTTTGAACTTAAATTTAAAGATGCTTTTTTAGGTATAAAAGATGGAATTATACTTGATTTAAAATACAATGAAAGTAAAAAGACAAAGCCTGATTTTGATAGGATAAAGACAATAAGTCAAAGCAGACTAAAAGATATAATAACAGATGTGTTAAGAGATATAGCATATCAAATTTCAAAAGATATAGAGTTAATTAAATCAAATTTAAAAGATAGATTAAAGTTAAACAGTAACTTTAGTTTGAATATTAAAAAATTTATAGATGATAACCTTAATGAAGAAAAACAGATTAAATTTTCCTATGAAATTTTAGAAATAATTAAAAAAAATCTTAGCTTAGAAAAAAAGTCTCAACTTTTAGAGAGTTATTTTGATATGTTTTTAAATGATTTGGATTTAAAAAATATGGTTAACAAGCTAAGTAAGGAAAATACTAGTAGCTTTAAAGAGTCTTTAAAAATGGAACTTCTAGGATTTAAAAAAGAGCTCGAAAATAAGCAAAGCAGTCTTGAAGAGATTTTTTATAACAAACAAAATAGCTCAAAAGACGAAATGGAAGAGGCCAGCAAGCTTAAAAAAGATTTAAACATTTTAAAAGATATAGAAAAGAGATTAAACAATGCTTAA
- a CDS encoding fumarate reductase iron-sulfur subunit, whose product MSRKITIKAFKYNPLSKISKPHFASYELEETDGMTLFIALNVIREKYDSDLSFDFVCRAGICGSCGMVVNGVPKLACRTLTKDYPDGVIELMPMPAFKLIKDLSVNTGEWMASMNKRVESWVHTNEEVDISRLEEKVDPKVAEETFELDRCVECGICVASCGTALMREDFVGAVGLNRIARFKVDPHDKRTDEDFYELIGDDNGVFGCMTLLGCEDNCPKHLPLQSKIAYLRRKLVNVK is encoded by the coding sequence ATGAGTAGAAAAATAACGATTAAAGCTTTTAAATATAACCCACTTAGCAAAATTTCAAAACCACATTTTGCTAGTTATGAATTAGAAGAAACTGACGGAATGACTCTTTTTATAGCTTTAAATGTTATAAGAGAAAAATATGATTCTGATTTAAGTTTTGACTTTGTATGTAGAGCTGGAATTTGTGGAAGTTGTGGAATGGTTGTAAATGGTGTTCCAAAACTGGCTTGTAGAACACTTACTAAAGATTATCCTGATGGAGTTATTGAGCTTATGCCTATGCCTGCATTTAAACTTATTAAAGATTTAAGTGTAAACACAGGAGAGTGGATGGCTTCAATGAATAAAAGAGTTGAAAGTTGGGTTCATACAAACGAAGAAGTTGATATATCAAGACTTGAAGAAAAAGTTGATCCAAAAGTAGCTGAAGAAACTTTTGAACTAGACCGCTGTGTTGAGTGTGGTATTTGTGTTGCAAGTTGCGGAACTGCTCTTATGAGAGAAGATTTCGTAGGTGCTGTTGGGTTAAATAGAATCGCAAGATTCAAAGTTGATCCACATGATAAAAGAACCGATGAAGACTTCTATGAATTAATTGGAGATGATAATGGGGTATTTGGATGTATGACTTTACTTGGATGTGAAGATAATTGTCCAAAACACTTACCGCTTCAAAGTAAAATAGCCTACTTAAGAAGAAAATTAGTTAACGTTAAATAA
- a CDS encoding fumarate reductase flavoprotein subunit, whose amino-acid sequence MNIIYCDSLIIGGGLAGLRAAVAAAEAGNSTIVLSMCPVRRSHSAAAQGGMQASVGSSKMSEGDNEDVHFADTVKGSDWGCDQEVARMFTQTAPKAIRELASWGVPWTRITKGKRTAVINAKKTTIEEKDEVHGLIHSRDFGGTKKWRTCYTADATGHTMLFAVANECVKRDVDIRDRKEAIALIHKGNRCYGAIVRDLIDGRIEAYVARGTLIATGGYGRIYKHTTNAVNCEGIGAAIALETGIAQLGNMEAVQFHPTPIVPSGILLTEGCRGDGGILRDVDGYRFMPDYEPEKKELASRDVVSRRMMEHIRKGKGVKSPYGEHVWLDISILGREHIETNLRDVQEICQIFNGIDPADEGPKGWAPVLPMQHYSMGGIKTNPKGESPTLKGLFSCGEAACWDMHGFNRLGGNSVSETVVAGMIVGDYFAQHCRKQEIDINSEDIQKFVDGQENYIEELLNKKGKYNVYDIKNKMKDIMWEHVAIFRDGKGLETAVKELEQLYKDSLEIEIKNKEKYGNAELEDAYRTPKMIKLALCVAYGALLRTESRGAHYREDYTKRDDKNWLKRTLANWKEGETMPIISYEPLDIMKMEIPPAFRGYGAKGNIIEHPDSAKRQKEVDEIREKMEKEGKGRYEIQDALMHYELQEKYKLPNERVGVGDE is encoded by the coding sequence ATGAATATAATTTATTGTGATTCACTAATAATTGGTGGGGGATTAGCAGGTCTTAGAGCAGCGGTTGCAGCAGCAGAAGCTGGTAATAGTACTATTGTACTTAGTATGTGTCCTGTTCGCCGTTCTCACTCAGCAGCAGCACAAGGTGGTATGCAAGCAAGTGTTGGTAGTTCAAAAATGAGTGAAGGTGACAACGAAGATGTTCACTTTGCAGACACTGTTAAAGGTAGTGACTGGGGATGTGATCAAGAGGTTGCTAGAATGTTTACACAAACAGCTCCAAAAGCTATTCGTGAACTTGCTAGCTGGGGTGTTCCTTGGACTAGAATTACAAAAGGAAAAAGAACAGCTGTAATTAATGCTAAAAAAACTACTATTGAAGAAAAAGACGAAGTTCATGGTTTAATACACTCAAGAGACTTTGGTGGTACTAAAAAATGGAGAACCTGTTATACAGCCGATGCCACAGGTCATACAATGCTTTTTGCAGTTGCAAATGAGTGTGTTAAAAGAGATGTTGATATTAGAGATAGGAAAGAAGCTATTGCTTTAATCCATAAAGGCAATAGATGCTATGGGGCGATTGTAAGAGATTTAATTGATGGAAGAATTGAAGCCTATGTAGCACGCGGAACACTTATAGCAACAGGTGGTTATGGAAGAATCTATAAACACACAACAAATGCTGTAAACTGTGAAGGTATTGGTGCGGCAATTGCACTTGAAACAGGTATAGCACAACTTGGAAATATGGAAGCAGTGCAATTTCACCCAACACCAATTGTTCCAAGTGGAATTTTACTAACTGAAGGTTGTCGTGGTGATGGTGGTATATTAAGAGACGTTGATGGTTATCGCTTTATGCCTGATTATGAGCCTGAAAAGAAAGAACTTGCAAGTAGAGACGTTGTAAGTAGAAGAATGATGGAGCATATAAGAAAAGGTAAAGGTGTTAAAAGTCCATATGGCGAGCATGTTTGGCTTGATATATCAATATTAGGTAGAGAACATATTGAAACAAACCTTAGAGATGTTCAAGAAATTTGCCAAATATTTAATGGAATTGATCCAGCTGATGAGGGTCCAAAAGGATGGGCACCAGTTCTTCCTATGCAACACTATTCAATGGGTGGTATCAAAACAAATCCAAAAGGCGAAAGTCCAACTTTAAAAGGTCTATTTAGTTGCGGTGAAGCAGCTTGCTGGGATATGCACGGATTTAACAGACTTGGAGGAAACTCTGTTTCTGAAACTGTAGTTGCTGGTATGATTGTTGGTGATTATTTTGCACAACATTGTAGAAAACAAGAGATAGATATAAACTCAGAAGATATACAAAAATTTGTTGATGGACAAGAAAATTATATTGAAGAGCTTTTAAATAAAAAAGGTAAATATAACGTTTACGATATCAAAAACAAAATGAAAGATATCATGTGGGAACACGTTGCTATATTTAGAGATGGAAAAGGTCTTGAAACAGCAGTTAAAGAACTTGAACAGCTTTATAAAGACTCACTTGAAATTGAGATTAAAAATAAAGAAAAATATGGTAATGCTGAGCTAGAAGATGCATATAGAACACCTAAGATGATTAAACTTGCTTTATGTGTAGCATACGGAGCACTTTTAAGAACAGAAAGTAGGGGAGCTCACTATAGAGAAGACTACACTAAAAGAGATGATAAGAACTGGCTAAAAAGAACTCTTGCAAACTGGAAAGAGGGTGAAACTATGCCAATTATCTCTTATGAGCCACTTGATATTATGAAGATGGAAATTCCTCCTGCATTTAGAGGTTATGGTGCAAAAGGAAATATTATAGAGCATCCTGATAGCGCAAAGAGACAAAAAGAAGTTGATGAAATAAGAGAAAAAATGGAAAAAGAAGGCAAAGGCAGATATGAAATTCAAGACGCACTAATGCATTATGAATTACAAGAAAAGTATAAATTACCAAACGAAAGAGTAGGAGTAGGTGATGAGTAG
- a CDS encoding fumarate reductase cytochrome b subunit codes for MMETIEGFLGKSVDNKKSRIPALQDKLQSLSGLILAVFMLFHMLFTGSIVLGTGAFESVVHLAEPGGIYQITNIAAFGIFVVFVAHAFLAMRKFPANYRAYQAFKAHKIRMKHLDTTMWWFQFLSGFLLFFFASAHLITIIFGEQVTAELSIGRFSQLHIFYLLLIIVTVVHASIGTYRLYVKWISIEGTKHEAEAKRAKIKNINFIVWGAFLAFTIVADLVWLSLG; via the coding sequence ATAATGGAAACAATCGAAGGTTTTTTAGGTAAATCAGTAGATAACAAAAAAAGTAGAATTCCAGCACTACAAGACAAGCTTCAAAGCTTAAGTGGTTTAATTCTTGCTGTATTCATGCTTTTTCATATGTTATTTACTGGAAGCATTGTTTTAGGTACGGGGGCGTTTGAATCAGTAGTTCATCTTGCTGAGCCAGGAGGAATATATCAAATAACAAATATAGCAGCTTTTGGTATTTTTGTTGTTTTTGTTGCCCATGCGTTTTTGGCTATGAGAAAATTTCCTGCAAATTATAGAGCTTATCAAGCATTCAAAGCTCATAAAATTAGAATGAAACATTTAGACACAACTATGTGGTGGTTTCAATTTTTAAGTGGATTTTTACTATTTTTCTTTGCAAGTGCACACCTTATAACTATAATTTTTGGCGAACAAGTTACTGCAGAGCTATCAATAGGAAGGTTTTCACAACTTCATATATTTTATTTGTTGCTTATAATTGTTACTGTTGTTCATGCATCAATTGGAACATATAGATTATATGTAAAATGGATAAGCATTGAAGGAACTAAGCACGAAGCAGAAGCAAAAAGAGCTAAAATTAAAAATATAAACTTTATAGTTTGGGGTGCGTTTTTAGCGTTTACTATTGTAGCAGATTTAGTTTGGTTAAGTTTAGGTTAA
- the lgt gene encoding prolipoprotein diacylglyceryl transferase, translating into MNWWNEIYSHFDPVAFSLFGLKVHWYGIMYVLALLVALFMAKYFAKKDKFPYSNSFLENYFIWVEIGVILGARLGYIFIYSNNQLFYLTHPWEIFNPFYNGEFVGISGMSYHGAVVGFVIATLLFCKKYKTEKWLLLDLVALSVPLGYFFGRVGNFLNKELIGIPTTMPWGIKVDGILRHPSQLYEGLLEGILIFIILFIYRKYKKFDGELIVLYAILYSIMRFISEIYREPDYQLGKYIFGLSMGQILSFIMLFFSFYAYYKYFSKNKNLSI; encoded by the coding sequence ATGAATTGGTGGAACGAAATTTATAGTCATTTTGACCCTGTGGCTTTTAGTTTATTTGGGTTAAAAGTGCATTGGTATGGAATTATGTATGTTTTAGCACTATTAGTTGCACTTTTTATGGCTAAATATTTTGCTAAAAAAGATAAATTTCCATATTCTAATTCATTTTTAGAAAACTATTTTATATGGGTTGAAATCGGAGTTATTCTTGGTGCAAGGCTTGGGTATATCTTTATATATTCAAACAATCAGTTATTTTATTTAACTCATCCTTGGGAAATTTTTAATCCTTTTTATAACGGCGAGTTTGTTGGAATTAGTGGTATGAGTTACCATGGGGCTGTTGTTGGATTTGTGATTGCTACTTTACTATTTTGTAAAAAATACAAAACTGAAAAATGGCTTCTTTTAGATTTAGTTGCACTTAGTGTTCCTCTTGGGTATTTTTTTGGAAGAGTTGGAAACTTTTTAAATAAAGAGCTTATTGGAATTCCTACAACTATGCCATGGGGAATTAAAGTCGATGGTATTTTAAGACATCCATCTCAGTTATATGAAGGTTTATTAGAAGGAATTTTAATTTTTATAATTTTATTTATATATAGAAAATATAAAAAATTTGATGGAGAACTTATAGTTTTATATGCTATACTTTATTCTATTATGAGATTTATTAGTGAAATTTACAGAGAGCCAGATTATCAACTTGGTAAATATATATTCGGACTAAGTATGGGTCAGATACTCTCTTTTATAATGTTGTTTTTTAGTTTTTATGCTTATTATAAATATTTTAGTAAAAATAAAAATTTAAGTATATAA
- a CDS encoding DNA polymerase Y family protein → MILHLDLDCFFVAALRLQNPNLKGKPVAVVGGNSATIFGEEDRVGTVILSASYEARKYGVRSAMILKKAKALCPNLLIAKSDMKFYKELSKKLHNLLYSYTPDIEKYSIDEFFMDLEGISAKKNPIGFAKKLQSQILDELGLPCSIGLSEGKFIAKFTTDMVKPFGIGLTKVDEAKQKFKNIDIGKFPGVGRSVLKTLNKNGVFTIGQTWDAKFVFEKLGKNGIKLYENITGSGGNDLEILSRRKSFSRGRTFDALKDRQEVKRRVLILCRYLSFDIFKFGQNPTKFELKIRYYDRQTFSQSVTIKEKFSENLLDKTMMELFDRCDKLKQFSIMYISVGVGGFVDEGSIEKNLFSGDDKDKKIYLSIQKIREKYGIDSVLSAAEIKNN, encoded by the coding sequence ATGATACTTCATTTGGATCTTGATTGTTTTTTTGTAGCAGCTTTAAGACTTCAAAATCCTAATCTAAAAGGCAAGCCCGTTGCTGTTGTAGGTGGCAATAGCGCCACCATTTTTGGGGAAGAAGATAGGGTTGGAACCGTGATTTTAAGTGCTAGTTATGAAGCTAGAAAATATGGTGTAAGATCAGCAATGATACTTAAAAAAGCAAAAGCACTCTGTCCAAATTTGCTAATAGCAAAATCAGATATGAAATTTTATAAAGAACTTTCAAAAAAGCTTCATAATTTGTTGTATAGTTATACTCCAGACATTGAAAAATATAGCATTGATGAGTTTTTTATGGATTTAGAAGGAATTAGTGCTAAAAAAAATCCAATTGGCTTTGCAAAAAAACTACAATCTCAAATTTTAGATGAGCTAGGACTTCCTTGCAGTATTGGGCTTAGTGAGGGTAAATTTATAGCTAAATTTACAACTGATATGGTAAAGCCTTTTGGTATAGGACTTACAAAAGTTGATGAAGCAAAGCAAAAATTTAAAAATATAGATATAGGCAAATTTCCAGGCGTTGGAAGATCAGTTTTAAAAACTTTAAACAAAAATGGCGTTTTTACTATAGGTCAAACATGGGACGCTAAGTTTGTATTTGAAAAACTTGGAAAAAATGGAATAAAACTATACGAAAATATAACAGGTAGTGGCGGTAATGATTTGGAGATTTTATCTAGGAGAAAAAGCTTTTCTAGAGGTAGAACTTTTGATGCCTTAAAGGATAGGCAAGAGGTAAAAAGAAGAGTTTTGATTCTTTGTAGATACTTAAGTTTTGATATATTTAAATTTGGACAAAATCCAACTAAATTTGAGCTTAAAATTCGCTATTATGATAGACAGACTTTTTCACAAAGCGTAACTATAAAAGAGAAATTTTCAGAAAACTTGCTAGATAAAACAATGATGGAGCTTTTTGATAGATGTGATAAACTTAAGCAATTTTCTATAATGTATATAAGTGTTGGAGTAGGGGGTTTTGTAGATGAGGGGAGTATTGAAAAAAATCTTTTTAGCGGTGATGATAAAGATAAAAAGATTTATTTGAGTATTCAAAAAATTAGAGAAAAATATGGCATTGATTCTGTTTTGAGTGCTGCTGAAATTAAAAATAATTAA
- a CDS encoding bifunctional 3,4-dihydroxy-2-butanone 4-phosphate synthase/GTP cyclohydrolase II has translation MSLISVKEAIEDIKNGKMIVIVDDEDRENEGDLVFAGAFCDVEKVNFAITHAKGILCTPVSKEIAKRLGFDLMVRDNTSNHETAFTITVDAKEATTGVSAVERDMTIKLISNPSTKMSDFVAPGHIFPLIAKAGGVLERIGHTEGSIDLCVMAGLAPVSVICEIVNEDGTMARRDDLDEFCKKHNLNMVSIAQIVEYRLQHETLISFGDKKECVFAGYKTLCYDVKDHRENSHKVFVFGDIKEETNVKFHKVSTDLNFLTSKKYDEFMKYIDMLSKKGGVLIFLNNSFDDSENLIKEYGIGAQILRELGIKKINILSSNEQGDFAGISGFGIDIIGQTTLK, from the coding sequence ATGAGTTTAATTAGCGTTAAAGAGGCCATTGAAGATATAAAAAATGGCAAGATGATAGTTATAGTTGATGATGAAGATAGAGAAAATGAAGGAGATTTGGTATTCGCTGGTGCTTTTTGCGATGTTGAAAAGGTAAATTTTGCCATAACTCACGCAAAAGGTATTTTATGTACTCCTGTTAGTAAAGAGATTGCAAAAAGATTAGGCTTTGATCTTATGGTTAGAGATAATACATCAAATCACGAAACTGCTTTTACTATAACAGTTGATGCCAAAGAGGCTACAACTGGAGTTAGTGCAGTAGAGCGTGATATGACTATAAAATTAATTTCAAATCCATCTACTAAGATGAGTGATTTTGTGGCACCAGGTCATATTTTTCCCTTAATTGCAAAGGCTGGTGGAGTTTTGGAAAGAATTGGACATACCGAAGGAAGTATTGATTTGTGTGTTATGGCTGGACTTGCACCTGTTTCTGTTATATGTGAGATAGTAAATGAAGATGGAACTATGGCAAGAAGAGATGATCTTGATGAGTTTTGCAAAAAACATAATTTAAATATGGTTTCAATCGCACAAATTGTAGAATATAGACTTCAACACGAGACACTAATAAGTTTTGGTGATAAGAAAGAGTGTGTTTTTGCAGGTTATAAAACTCTGTGTTATGATGTAAAAGATCATAGAGAAAATAGCCATAAAGTATTTGTTTTTGGAGATATAAAAGAAGAAACCAATGTTAAATTTCATAAAGTTTCAACTGATTTAAATTTTTTAACTTCAAAAAAATATGATGAGTTTATGAAATACATTGATATGCTTTCAAAAAAAGGCGGAGTTTTAATATTTTTAAATAATAGCTTTGATGATAGTGAAAATTTAATTAAAGAGTATGGAATAGGTGCTCAAATTTTAAGAGAATTAGGCATTAAAAAGATAAATATTTTAAGCTCAAACGAACAAGGGGATTTTGCTGGAATTAGCGGTTTTGGAATTGATATAATAGGGCAAACTACTTTAAAATGA
- a CDS encoding thiamine-binding protein — translation MSVVVSFSIFSLYGDKSKAEEIAKVHKVLKELNVKCELNAMNSVFETESLKEAFFILEKCNEALSDYKRVYLNANFDIKNSNEKLRIKQKVKSVEEIIKNEFN, via the coding sequence ATGAGTGTAGTTGTTAGTTTTAGTATTTTTTCACTTTATGGTGATAAAAGTAAAGCAGAAGAGATTGCAAAAGTTCACAAAGTCTTAAAAGAGTTAAATGTTAAGTGCGAACTAAATGCTATGAATTCTGTTTTTGAAACAGAAAGTTTAAAAGAGGCGTTTTTTATTTTAGAGAAATGCAATGAGGCTTTAAGTGATTATAAAAGAGTCTATTTAAATGCAAATTTTGATATAAAAAATAGCAATGAAAAACTGAGAATAAAACAAAAAGTAAAAAGCGTTGAGGAGATAATAAAAAATGAGTTTAATTAG
- a CDS encoding HIT family protein, with the protein MEYLCAPWRSEYFSNKTKGCPFCNALKDIKNYEKHGLLFRAKHCFGIMNLYPYSPGAFMVIPNEHTNNIENLDEEVWQEMSFYVRKGVEILKDKIKANGVNIGMNLGEAAGAGIAEHVHYHLVPRWERDTNFITTISSVRVIGVPFEDLYQKIKEGFSELKYECSC; encoded by the coding sequence ATGGAGTATCTTTGTGCACCATGGAGAAGTGAGTATTTTTCAAATAAAACAAAGGGTTGTCCATTTTGCAATGCCCTAAAAGATATAAAAAATTATGAAAAGCATGGTCTGTTATTTAGAGCAAAACACTGTTTTGGGATAATGAATTTATATCCATATAGTCCAGGCGCTTTTATGGTTATACCAAATGAGCACACTAACAATATTGAAAACCTAGATGAAGAAGTTTGGCAAGAGATGAGTTTTTATGTTAGAAAAGGTGTTGAAATTTTAAAAGACAAAATCAAAGCAAATGGTGTTAATATCGGTATGAACTTAGGCGAAGCAGCAGGTGCTGGTATAGCTGAACATGTTCATTATCATTTAGTTCCAAGATGGGAAAGAGATACAAATTTTATAACAACTATCTCATCTGTTAGGGTTATTGGAGTTCCATTTGAGGATTTATATCAAAAAATAAAAGAGGGATTTTCGGAGCTAAAATATGAGTGTAGTTGTTAG
- the trpC gene encoding indole-3-glycerol phosphate synthase TrpC produces MILDEIIKKTKEDLKDKKKKLPFDMLGRSLSSNPFSPRDVKSALKTTKDDPYKIIAEVKKASPSKGIIREKFDPVDIAIAYEKGGANAFSILTEPHYFKGNLEYISLVRKYTQIPILRKEFIVDEYQILEAFIYGADFILLIAAALSSKELKSLLEFSRRLGLEALVETHDKEDIKKAIFAGADIIGINHRNLQTFNMDMSLCERLIPLLPNGKIIVAESGISEHKQLVELHKMGVDAFLIGESFMRQDDVELAVRSIKGA; encoded by the coding sequence ATGATACTTGATGAGATTATAAAAAAAACCAAAGAAGATTTAAAAGATAAAAAGAAAAAACTACCTTTTGATATGCTAGGCAGAAGCCTTTCATCAAATCCTTTTTCGCCAAGAGATGTTAAAAGTGCTTTAAAAACTACAAAAGATGATCCATATAAGATAATAGCAGAGGTTAAAAAAGCAAGTCCTAGTAAAGGTATTATAAGAGAGAAATTTGACCCTGTTGATATAGCTATCGCTTATGAAAAAGGTGGAGCTAATGCCTTTTCAATCTTAACTGAACCACATTATTTTAAAGGAAATTTGGAGTATATAAGTCTAGTTCGTAAATATACACAAATTCCAATCTTAAGAAAAGAATTTATAGTTGATGAGTATCAAATTCTAGAAGCTTTTATATATGGAGCTGATTTTATACTGCTTATAGCAGCGGCTTTAAGTAGTAAAGAGCTTAAAAGCTTGCTTGAGTTTTCAAGAAGATTAGGACTTGAAGCCTTGGTTGAAACTCATGATAAAGAAGATATTAAAAAAGCAATATTTGCAGGGGCTGATATAATTGGCATAAACCATAGAAATCTGCAAACTTTTAATATGGATATGAGTCTTTGCGAGAGGTTAATTCCACTTTTGCCAAATGGTAAAATTATAGTAGCTGAAAGTGGCATTAGTGAGCATAAACAACTTGTTGAGTTGCATAAAATGGGCGTTGATGCATTTTTAATAGGTGAGAGTTTTATGCGTCAAGATGATGTAGAGTTGGCAGTAAGAAGTATTAAAGGAGCTTAG